The window GCTAGAAAGTTTCCCGACCCATGATCTGAGGCTacataaacaaacacttttactttttacttgtaCATTTACTTTGAATACTTGAGCACATTTTTAGTGAGCGTACTTTGAAGTACAATAAATAGCAGCTACATTAAGCCTTATACTCAAGTCATTTTCCTGGAAGGTATCTTTACTTTTACTCAAGCATGAGTTTTGTGTAAGAATGGTGTTAGTAATTCCTTGGATTTTCTTCATATTTCACAAATCCAATGTGGTGTGCTAACAAGTCATGCAGGTTTGATGGACGGACTGCtggctgttgttgtgtttgtgcttgTGCTTGATGGACAACCAACGAAGGTCCGCTTCTGTATTTGCTGAATCATTCGACGTCCATAGAAGTCGCGGTACTCAGGTGGCAGTTCATCCAGATGGTGCAGCGCTCGCTCCAGTGCTTGAAGGGCTCGACTTGCAGCCACTGGGTCTTTGTTACCATAAGAGTCCTTTCTGTCGTAGCGGTCTACAGGCAGCTGGCGCCAGAACACGTTCACACCGACACCAAACTGCAGTGCAAGGGTGTTATGGAACCACAGCGCTGCAAGAACAGCGACACTAAGATTAAGCGTTTCAAAACACCAATGGATAGTCTTACCGGGAATGAAGAGCAGATCTCCAGGCTCCAGCGTACACTCGTATCTCGCTGCCTTTACAAAGTCAGGAAACAAGTTCTGGTCCGGCGAGTCAATTTCTACTACCTCTGATTTGTCACCTAACAATCAGTAAAAAGCGGACCTCCTAGTATTATATGCAGTCATAAAAATATCGCATGACCTTTAGGTCTACCTGCCTTTCAAATAAAGGTGCAATGCGTCCTGGGGGCTGTAGAGAACCACTCTTTTCCTCCCTGTCACCTGAGCCAGAAGGTTATCCATTACCTGACGGAATATGAACCACCTTCAGAATACAAGAACAGTCTGCATTTTCTCATTTCTGATCACGTCATGCTTTGTTCAGAAGACAACACTCACGTCGTAGTGTGTCCACAGCTGAAGACCACAGGAGCTGATGCGGAAGACACTGGAGAAAAACTGGTGGGCGTCAAAGAAAGGTGGGACATGGAAGTCCTCTGCTAATTCTGGGAACTGTTTGCTCAGATCAGCAGGTTCCTACAAAGACAAACTGTTGGCTGCATAAAAGATCTCAACAGTTGGATTAGCCTAAATACCTTTCGAGCATCTTCTCCCAAAGATCGAAGGTAATAACTCTCGTCCTAAAATAACACTGAGTGTTAGTGCAATCTTTATCAACATACTCAATATTTCTTATTCCATGTGCATTGTACTTGCATGTACCTAATATTTAGCAACAACTCTCACAATGATAAACTTGTACACCATGCAGACTTCTACCACActcataaatatacagtattgttaaaTGACAGTACTTATCAAAAGTGATACTTGTTGGGAGTCATTTACATAAATGAGTACATAGGATGTACCTCACACAGGAAGAAGTCTGAGTGTTTCTTCTCAGATGTCCTTTTCACAAATTCATTGAATGGAAGCGTCCTGTCAACATGAAGCATTGTgagttttgaaatgtttctgtGAAGACGTGAgataaataaagatgaaaacatGAAGCATTGTGTATGTTACAGTTTGTAAATGTTTGAGATAAAGGTGAAAATCACCTGTACACAAAGTTTTTCTGCAGGAAATTCATCTGTGGCACTGTGGAAACATGTATCTTCACCTCCTTTTCTCCACCCTTTTGTCCAAGATACTCGACAGTCCATTTGTCCACACATGGCCCCAGATACACACCCCTCAGCACGGCTGGTTTATGCTACAACATCATATTTGCAGCCACTGTTACACATATACTAGGCAttttaaaacatgcatttcACGTCTATTGGGCATTGTTACGTGTACTTGAACACATGTTACTGTACCGGACCTATACAACATGTTGTTACCTGTTTGTattgaatatttaaaaacaaaaaaatgcatgttacaTGTATtggctgttttaaaaaatgtatgttaagTGTCCTGCATATTTAAAAacgagtttgtttgttttttaaacacccTTTGCATCCGAGATCATGGCCATTATTTGCATTGATTAATCTTTTAAAGTGTGTGACTCAACACAGATCAGAAACAtataaaacagagaaaacaacatTCTGACTTCACATGACTAAATGGCACGTCTAGGATATTAAAGTAATCGTTTCAGGCATTGTAACAATAATACCGTTAAGATTAAAACCACATTACCCCTGGATAAATATCTTG is drawn from Dunckerocampus dactyliophorus isolate RoL2022-P2 chromosome 9, RoL_Ddac_1.1, whole genome shotgun sequence and contains these coding sequences:
- the tyw5 gene encoding tRNA wybutosine-synthesizing protein 5 isoform X2, whose protein sequence is MASQKTIHVPIFTNVDRDVFLQDIYPGHKPAVLRGVYLGPCVDKWTVEYLGQKGGEKEVKIHVSTVPQMNFLQKNFVYRTLPFNEFVKRTSEKKHSDFFLCEDESYYLRSLGEDARKEPADLSKQFPELAEDFHVPPFFDAHQFFSSVFRISSCGLQLWTHYDVMDNLLAQVTGRKRVVLYSPQDALHLYLKGDKSEVVEIDSPDQNLFPDFVKAARYECTLEPGDLLFIPALWFHNTLALQFGVGVNVFWRQLPVDRYDRKDSYGNKDPVAASRALQALERALHHLDELPPEYRDFYGRRMIQQIQKRTFVGCPSSTSTNTTTASSPSIKPA
- the tyw5 gene encoding tRNA wybutosine-synthesizing protein 5 isoform X1; translated protein: MASQKTIHVPIFTNVDRDVFLQDIYPGHKPAVLRGVYLGPCVDKWTVEYLGQKGGEKEVKIHVSTVPQMNFLQKNFVYRNISKLTMLHVDRTLPFNEFVKRTSEKKHSDFFLCEDESYYLRSLGEDARKEPADLSKQFPELAEDFHVPPFFDAHQFFSSVFRISSCGLQLWTHYDVMDNLLAQVTGRKRVVLYSPQDALHLYLKGDKSEVVEIDSPDQNLFPDFVKAARYECTLEPGDLLFIPALWFHNTLALQFGVGVNVFWRQLPVDRYDRKDSYGNKDPVAASRALQALERALHHLDELPPEYRDFYGRRMIQQIQKRTFVGCPSSTSTNTTTASSPSIKPA
- the tyw5 gene encoding tRNA wybutosine-synthesizing protein 5 isoform X3; protein product: MASQKTIHVPIFTNVDRDVFLQDIYPGHKPAVLRGVYLGPCVDKWTVEYLGQKGGEKEVKIHVSTVPQMNFLQKNFVYRNISKLTMLHVDRTLPFNEFVKRTSEKKHSDFFLCEEPADLSKQFPELAEDFHVPPFFDAHQFFSSVFRISSCGLQLWTHYDVMDNLLAQVTGRKRVVLYSPQDALHLYLKGDKSEVVEIDSPDQNLFPDFVKAARYECTLEPGDLLFIPALWFHNTLALQFGVGVNVFWRQLPVDRYDRKDSYGNKDPVAASRALQALERALHHLDELPPEYRDFYGRRMIQQIQKRTFVGCPSSTSTNTTTASSPSIKPA
- the tyw5 gene encoding tRNA wybutosine-synthesizing protein 5 isoform X4, which encodes MASQKTIHVPIFTNVDRDVFLQDIYPGHKPAVLRGVYLGPCVDKWTVEYLGQKGGEKEVKIHVSTVPQMNFLQKNFVYRTLPFNEFVKRTSEKKHSDFFLCEEPADLSKQFPELAEDFHVPPFFDAHQFFSSVFRISSCGLQLWTHYDVMDNLLAQVTGRKRVVLYSPQDALHLYLKGDKSEVVEIDSPDQNLFPDFVKAARYECTLEPGDLLFIPALWFHNTLALQFGVGVNVFWRQLPVDRYDRKDSYGNKDPVAASRALQALERALHHLDELPPEYRDFYGRRMIQQIQKRTFVGCPSSTSTNTTTASSPSIKPA